The following proteins come from a genomic window of Triticum aestivum cultivar Chinese Spring chromosome 6A, IWGSC CS RefSeq v2.1, whole genome shotgun sequence:
- the LOC123131199 gene encoding uncharacterized protein, whose product MYPRTTTCFLAAAVVLLLLLASYPCAAAALRLPPPPPVLLLGGDAGAFGRSAAGEGKELAVGAARRLGHRTPVWRPPSPRPQASQGVYTPTPPPPTSINE is encoded by the exons ATGTACCCACGGACAACCACCTGTtttctcgccgccgccgtcgtcctcctcctcctgctggccTCCTATCCATGCGCGGCCGCCGCACTTCGCCTGCCGCCGCCCCCTCCAG TGCTGCTGCTAGGTGGCGACGCCGGTGCTTTCGGCCGGAGCGCGGCGGGTGAGGGGAAGGAGCTGGCAGTGGGAGCTGCCAGGCGCTTGGGGCATAGGACGCCGGTGTGGAGGCCTCCCTCGCCGAGACCCCAGGCCAGCCAGGGGGTGTACACGccgacgccgccaccgccgacgtCGATAAACGAATAG